CGTCAAACCCACGCGGATAGTGGTATTCGAAATTGTCTTTATCCAGCGGCCAGGTAAACTTGCCGCCAACCTGCCAGATAAACGGTTTAAAACCATACTTCAGGCGATCTTTCTTCATTTCCCATAGCACGCGGATCTCTTGCGGATCGGCCTGGAAGTTCGACCAGATATCGTGATGGAACGGGATCACCACTTTGGTATTCAGCGATTCCGCCATGCGTAAAATATCCGCGCTGGTCATTTTGTCCGTAATACCGCGCGGGTTTTCACCGTAAGAACCGAGCGCGACATCAATTTGATGTTCGTTGCCGTGTTTCGCGTAGTAGTTGGAATAGTGAGAATCGCCGCTGTGATAGAGATTGCCGCCCGGCGTTTTAAACAGATAGTTAACCGCGCGTACATCCATGCCGTCCGGCAGTACGCCAGCGGCTTTCTGATCGGCGGGCAGGGTGATTAATGCGGTGCGGTCAAAGGCATCAAGCGCATGAATTTCAATATCTTTCACTTTCACGACATCGCCCGGTTTTACCACGATGCAGCGTTCTTTCGGCACGCCCCAGCCAACCCATAAATCCACGCAGGTCTGCGGGCCGATAAACGGAACATCATCGGCGCAATTCTGCATTACGGCAGCCGCGACATTGACGTCAATGTGATCGTTATGGTCGTGGGTCGCCAGGACGGCGTCAATCTGACGGATAGCGAAAGGATCGAGAACAAACGGCGTGGTGCGCAGGTTAGGCTGTAATTTTTTGACGCCAGCCATACGCTGCATCTGGTGGCCGGTTTTCATCAACGGATTACCGTGGCTCTGTTTACCGGTACCGCACCAGAAATCGACGCATACGTTAGTGCCGCCTTCAGATTTTAGCCAGATCCCGGTACAGCCCAGCCACCACATAGCGAACGTACCCGGCGCGACCTGCTCTTGTTCAATCTCTTCGTTCAGCCAGCTTCCCCACTCCGGAAACGTGCTCAGAATCCATGATTCACGCGTGATGCTTTGTACTTTACTCATCGCATTTACCTTCATGTTTGTTCAAAATGGT
This DNA window, taken from Salmonella enterica subsp. enterica serovar Typhimurium str. LT2, encodes the following:
- the yjfR gene encoding putative Zn-dependent hydrolases of the beta-lactamase fold (similar to E. coli orf, hypothetical protein (AAC77149.1); Blastp hit to AAC77149.1 (356 aa), 97% identity in aa 3 - 356): MSKVQSITRESWILSTFPEWGSWLNEEIEQEQVAPGTFAMWWLGCTGIWLKSEGGTNVCVDFWCGTGKQSHGNPLMKTGHQMQRMAGVKKLQPNLRTTPFVLDPFAIRQIDAVLATHDHNDHIDVNVAAAVMQNCADDVPFIGPQTCVDLWVGWGVPKERCIVVKPGDVVKVKDIEIHALDAFDRTALITLPADQKAAGVLPDGMDVRAVNYLFKTPGGNLYHSGDSHYSNYYAKHGNEHQIDVALGSYGENPRGITDKMTSADILRMAESLNTKVVIPFHHDIWSNFQADPQEIRVLWEMKKDRLKYGFKPFIWQVGGKFTWPLDKDNFEYHYPRGFDDCFTIEPDLPFKSFL